One window of the Dehalococcoidia bacterium genome contains the following:
- the rpsI gene encoding 30S ribosomal protein S9, translating into MFQGTYYEGVGRRKTTVARVRLFPAQGEGGHIIVNGRPYTQVFPRLLHQVMVRKPLEVTGTLQQFNVSVKCRGGGISGWAGAVSHGIARALIEWNPELKPVLRRAGLVTRDPRVKERQKYGLKRARKAPQYSKR; encoded by the coding sequence CTGTTCCAGGGCACCTATTACGAGGGGGTGGGCCGCCGCAAGACCACAGTGGCCCGCGTCCGCCTATTCCCGGCCCAGGGCGAGGGCGGCCACATCATTGTCAACGGCCGGCCCTACACTCAGGTGTTCCCCCGCCTGCTGCACCAGGTGATGGTGCGCAAGCCCCTGGAGGTGACGGGCACGCTGCAGCAGTTCAACGTCAGCGTCAAGTGTCGTGGTGGGGGCATCAGCGGCTGGGCCGGGGCTGTCTCCCACGGCATCGCCCGCGCCCTCATCGAGTGGAACCCTGAACTGAAGCCGGTGTTGCGGCGAGCGGGGCTGGTCACTCGAGACCCCCGCGTCAAGGAGCGGCAGAAGTACGGGCTCAAGCGGGCCCGCAAGGCGCCCCAGTACAGCAAGCGGTGA
- a CDS encoding M20 family metallopeptidase, whose amino-acid sequence MSAHDALKQIVAQAIDQRRPDLVELSLRIHSHPETAFQEHQAARWLSDYLEANGFRVERGICGIETAFRATYGSGRPHIAFLAEYDALPGIGHGCGHNIIGTSSVAAGIAAKAAVDALGGTIFVIGTPAEEAAGGKVYMAARGAFDGLDCAMLVHPASRDSAVTYALACLELDVEFFGRASHAAAAPELGVNALDAMVIAFSAIGLLRQQVRSDARIHGIITDGGQAVNVIPHHTAAKLLLRALDDDYLDELRERVLACFRAGAEASGCRLEHRFGDESRYMTMRTNRVLAQVFAANLEALGRRPEEPRERRALGSTDMGNVSHLVPAIHPTVAIAPPEVSIHTEEFREFARSESGHRGLVDAAKALAMTAVDLLSDPSLLERAWQEFRQGP is encoded by the coding sequence ATGTCCGCGCACGACGCCCTCAAGCAGATTGTAGCGCAGGCTATAGACCAGCGGCGTCCGGACCTGGTGGAGCTGAGCCTGCGCATACACTCCCACCCCGAGACAGCCTTCCAGGAACATCAGGCAGCCCGGTGGCTGTCCGACTATCTGGAGGCCAACGGCTTTCGGGTCGAGAGAGGCATCTGCGGCATCGAGACGGCCTTCCGGGCCACCTACGGTTCGGGGAGGCCCCACATCGCCTTTCTGGCCGAATACGACGCCCTGCCCGGCATCGGCCACGGCTGCGGACACAACATCATCGGCACCTCGTCGGTGGCGGCAGGCATCGCCGCCAAGGCAGCCGTAGATGCTCTGGGGGGCACCATCTTCGTCATCGGCACCCCGGCCGAGGAGGCAGCGGGGGGCAAGGTCTACATGGCCGCCCGTGGCGCCTTCGATGGTCTCGACTGCGCCATGCTGGTCCACCCGGCCTCTCGCGATTCGGCCGTCACCTATGCCCTGGCCTGCCTCGAGCTGGACGTGGAGTTCTTCGGCCGGGCGTCCCACGCCGCCGCTGCCCCCGAGCTGGGAGTCAACGCCCTGGACGCTATGGTCATCGCCTTTTCGGCCATCGGTCTCCTGCGGCAACAGGTGCGCAGCGACGCCCGCATCCACGGCATCATCACCGATGGCGGCCAGGCAGTGAACGTCATACCCCACCACACGGCAGCCAAGCTGCTGCTGCGGGCCCTGGACGACGACTACCTGGACGAGCTGCGGGAGCGGGTGCTGGCCTGCTTTCGGGCCGGGGCTGAGGCCAGCGGCTGCCGCCTGGAGCATCGCTTTGGCGACGAGTCCCGCTACATGACCATGCGCACCAACCGGGTGCTGGCCCAGGTGTTCGCCGCCAACCTGGAGGCGCTGGGCCGCCGGCCGGAGGAGCCGCGGGAGCGCCGCGCCCTGGGGTCCACCGATATGGGCAACGTGAGCCACCTGGTACCGGCCATTCACCCCACGGTGGCCATCGCGCCGCCGGAGGTCTCCATCCACACCGAGGAGTTCCGCGAGTTCGCCCGCAGCGAGTCCGGGCACCGGGGACTGGTGGACGCGGCCAAGGCCCTGGCCATGACGGCGGTGGACCTGCTGTCCGACCCCTCCCTGCTGGAGCGGGCCTGGCAGGAGTTCCGCCAGGGCCCCTGA
- a CDS encoding phosphoglucomutase/phosphomannomutase family protein, with translation MSPIRFGTDGWRAVIADEYTFDAVRACAEGYARYLAERGVRRGVLVGYDRRFAAEDFAAAVAEVLAAHGVRVFLTPRPTPTPVVAHGILQLGADGAVVITASHNPWRWLGFKVRPDYGGAPPPEYTAAIEAHIPPEDEWGAIPRLPLMEARRRGLVEDYDPDPAYLRHLEEILDLDALRRAGLQVVADPMHGAAAGYLRRLLQGDSTKVWEIRGRRNPIFPGMDAPEPIARNLKALMEAVRRHRAQVGLANDGDGDRLGVVDERGMFLDNQRTFALLAYYMLHVRGERGPIVKSLTATRMAFALAEPLGLPVYETPVGFKFLGPKMRETDALMAGEESGGYAFRGHLPERDGILAALCFLDLMVRRGKTPSELLRELFDLVGPHYYDRVDVHLQEGQRERLQARLRDLSPDRIGGLRVVGQDDLDGLRFLLEGGWVVFRFSGTEPLLRIYSEAQGDERSVYRVLDDARRLLGV, from the coding sequence ATGAGCCCCATTCGTTTCGGGACCGACGGCTGGCGGGCCGTCATCGCCGACGAATACACCTTCGATGCCGTCCGCGCCTGTGCCGAGGGCTACGCCCGCTATCTTGCGGAACGGGGCGTGCGGCGGGGCGTGCTGGTGGGATACGACCGCCGCTTCGCCGCTGAGGACTTCGCCGCCGCTGTCGCCGAGGTGCTGGCCGCCCACGGCGTCCGCGTCTTCCTCACGCCCCGGCCCACGCCCACGCCGGTGGTGGCCCACGGCATCCTCCAGCTGGGCGCCGACGGTGCCGTAGTCATCACCGCCAGCCACAACCCCTGGCGCTGGCTGGGGTTCAAGGTGCGGCCCGACTACGGCGGCGCTCCCCCGCCTGAATACACCGCCGCCATCGAGGCCCACATCCCCCCCGAAGACGAGTGGGGGGCCATACCCCGCTTGCCCCTGATGGAGGCCAGACGCCGGGGCCTGGTGGAGGACTACGACCCCGACCCCGCCTACCTTCGTCACCTGGAGGAGATATTGGACCTGGATGCGCTGCGCAGGGCTGGCCTGCAGGTTGTGGCCGATCCCATGCACGGCGCCGCCGCCGGCTACCTGCGCCGACTCCTTCAGGGCGACAGCACCAAGGTGTGGGAGATACGGGGCCGCCGCAACCCCATCTTCCCCGGCATGGACGCGCCGGAGCCCATCGCTCGCAACCTGAAGGCCCTCATGGAGGCGGTGCGCCGCCACCGTGCCCAGGTGGGCCTGGCCAACGACGGCGACGGCGACCGCCTGGGTGTGGTGGACGAAAGGGGGATGTTCCTGGACAACCAGCGCACCTTCGCCCTGCTGGCCTATTACATGCTGCATGTCCGCGGCGAGCGCGGGCCCATCGTCAAGTCCCTGACCGCCACCCGGATGGCCTTCGCCCTGGCCGAGCCTCTGGGGCTGCCCGTCTACGAGACGCCGGTGGGCTTCAAGTTCCTGGGCCCCAAGATGCGCGAGACCGATGCCCTCATGGCCGGTGAGGAGTCGGGAGGCTACGCCTTTCGCGGCCACCTGCCCGAGCGGGACGGCATCCTGGCTGCCCTCTGCTTCCTGGACCTGATGGTGCGGCGGGGCAAGACCCCCTCGGAGCTGCTGCGGGAGCTGTTCGACCTGGTAGGCCCCCACTACTACGACCGGGTGGACGTGCACCTGCAGGAGGGGCAGCGGGAGCGGCTGCAGGCCCGCCTGCGGGACCTCTCGCCGGACCGCATAGGCGGGCTGAGGGTCGTAGGCCAGGACGACCTGGACGGGTTGCGCTTCCTCCTGGAGGGGGGCTGGGTGGTGTTCCGCTTCTCGGGCACGGAGCCGCTGCTGCGCATCTACAGCGAGGCTCAGGGGGACGAGCGTTCGGTCTACCGCGTCCTGGACGACGCCCGCCGGCTGCTGGGAGTATAG
- a CDS encoding GNAT family N-acetyltransferase → MAETALPVGRARRTYLVRPLTTPSALRPYLEPQRPYAAFAIAHLAPRLFPLSRFFLCQGEDGGWGIVFYARSGAGPSLLTLGEAEAVEAGLRLHPGPRYSFATCRPEHLDALRRHFLLSRERLMYRMGVTADGFRPPPPAGPTYQVVRLRPREIGAVNRLYGAEGGFTSYPARVLEEGVYYGVVAAGRLVAIAGTHVFAPEEGVAVVGNVYTHPDWRGRGLATLVTGAVTQELLRSCSNVYLTVETENAAAVQVYRKLGYRVECTLYETPALRREPLGLLSLLRRAAARWRGRSLGAEVVVL, encoded by the coding sequence GTGGCTGAGACGGCGCTGCCCGTGGGCAGGGCACGTCGCACCTACCTGGTGCGACCTCTCACGACCCCCTCTGCCTTGCGTCCCTACCTGGAGCCCCAGCGACCCTACGCCGCCTTCGCCATCGCCCACCTGGCGCCGCGTCTCTTCCCCCTCAGCCGCTTCTTCCTCTGCCAGGGCGAGGACGGGGGCTGGGGGATCGTCTTCTACGCCCGCAGCGGCGCCGGCCCATCCCTCCTCACCCTGGGGGAAGCGGAGGCGGTGGAGGCGGGGCTGCGGCTGCACCCTGGCCCCCGCTACTCCTTTGCCACCTGCCGTCCCGAGCACCTGGACGCTCTGCGCCGCCATTTTCTCCTCTCTCGAGAGCGCCTGATGTACCGCATGGGGGTCACCGCCGATGGCTTCCGGCCGCCGCCCCCGGCGGGTCCTACCTACCAGGTGGTGCGCCTGCGCCCTCGGGAGATAGGGGCCGTCAACCGCCTCTACGGCGCTGAGGGGGGCTTCACGAGCTACCCGGCCCGGGTCCTGGAAGAGGGCGTCTATTACGGGGTCGTCGCTGCCGGTCGCCTGGTGGCCATTGCCGGCACCCATGTCTTCGCGCCGGAGGAGGGGGTGGCGGTGGTGGGCAACGTCTACACTCACCCCGACTGGCGGGGGAGGGGACTGGCCACGCTGGTGACGGGGGCCGTCACCCAGGAACTCCTGCGTTCCTGTTCTAACGTGTATCTGACGGTGGAAACGGAGAACGCGGCGGCGGTGCAGGTTTACCGTAAGCTGGGATATAGGGTAGAGTGCACCTTGTATGAAACGCCCGCCCTGCGGCGGGAACCCCTCGGCCTTCTCTCCCTGCTGAGGCGGGCAGCCGCCCGCTGGCGGGGGCGTAGCCTGGGGGCCGAGGTGGTCGTATTATGA
- the rplM gene encoding 50S ribosomal protein L13, which translates to MPLKRPKTYQPKERELVADWHVLDADGQILGRLASQAARLLMGKHKPTYTPHLPVGDYVVIVNAAKVRVTGKKLTDKVYYRHTGYMGGIRAVTLRDMLAKHPERVIQLAVRRMLPKNRLGRYLLGRLKVYAGPDHPHEAQVAASRKCRAASASELPTKE; encoded by the coding sequence ATGCCTTTGAAGAGGCCCAAGACCTACCAACCTAAGGAACGGGAGCTGGTGGCCGACTGGCATGTGCTGGACGCCGACGGCCAGATATTGGGGCGTCTGGCCAGTCAGGCCGCCCGCCTGCTCATGGGCAAGCACAAGCCCACCTACACCCCCCACCTGCCCGTGGGGGACTACGTGGTCATTGTCAACGCCGCCAAGGTGCGGGTGACGGGCAAGAAGCTGACCGACAAGGTCTACTACCGGCACACGGGCTACATGGGTGGCATCCGCGCCGTCACCCTGCGGGACATGCTGGCCAAGCACCCCGAGCGGGTCATCCAGCTGGCGGTGAGGCGCATGTTGCCCAAGAACCGCCTGGGCCGCTACCTTCTGGGGCGGCTGAAGGTCTACGCCGGCCCCGACCACCCCCACGAGGCCCAGGTAGCGGCCAGCCGAAAGTGCCGGGCCGCCTCGGCCAGCGAACTGCCGACGAAGGAGTGA
- the mtnA gene encoding S-methyl-5-thioribose-1-phosphate isomerase: MKAIAWSREGLRLLDQTLLPARERYLVARDHRAVAEAIRSLRVRGAPLIGIAAAYGLVLAARSLRGRDMAGFLAGLEEAAGELASTRPTAVNLSWALERLLGRARTCASPDEATEALEEEARALHREQVEADQRLSELGASLLPTGAVVLTHCNTGALATGGLGTALGILRVAWRTGRLSRVYATETRPLLQGARLTAWELWREGIPCTLIVDGAAAALMARQRLDAVVVGADRIARNGDVANKVGTYALAVLARAHGVPFYVAAPTSTLDLSTPDGSRIPIEERPAEEVRRVGGVALAPEGVDVLNWAFDVTPAACVDAIVTERGIARPPYAESLPQLLCGGKEHG, translated from the coding sequence ATGAAGGCTATCGCCTGGTCGAGAGAGGGCCTGCGCCTGCTGGACCAGACCCTTCTGCCTGCCCGGGAGCGATACCTGGTGGCCCGCGATCACCGCGCAGTGGCGGAGGCCATCCGCTCGTTGCGGGTGCGGGGCGCTCCCCTCATAGGCATCGCTGCCGCTTACGGTCTGGTGCTGGCCGCCCGCAGCCTCCGGGGCAGGGACATGGCGGGCTTCCTAGCGGGCCTCGAGGAGGCGGCCGGGGAGCTGGCCTCCACCCGCCCCACGGCGGTCAACCTTTCCTGGGCACTGGAGCGCCTCCTCGGGCGCGCCCGGACCTGCGCGTCTCCCGATGAGGCGACGGAGGCCCTGGAGGAGGAGGCCCGAGCGCTGCACCGGGAGCAGGTGGAGGCCGACCAGCGTCTCTCGGAGCTGGGGGCGTCGCTCTTGCCCACGGGGGCCGTCGTCCTCACCCACTGCAATACCGGCGCCCTGGCCACCGGTGGCCTGGGCACCGCCCTGGGCATCCTGCGCGTGGCCTGGCGGACGGGACGGCTGTCGCGCGTCTACGCTACCGAGACTCGTCCTCTCCTGCAGGGCGCCCGCCTCACCGCCTGGGAGCTATGGCGGGAGGGCATCCCCTGCACCCTCATCGTCGACGGAGCGGCGGCTGCCCTCATGGCCCGCCAGCGGCTGGACGCGGTGGTGGTGGGGGCCGACCGCATCGCCCGTAACGGTGACGTGGCCAACAAGGTGGGCACCTACGCCCTGGCCGTCCTGGCCCGCGCCCACGGCGTCCCCTTCTACGTCGCCGCCCCCACCAGCACCCTCGACCTCTCCACGCCCGACGGCTCCCGCATTCCCATCGAGGAGCGGCCGGCGGAGGAGGTGCGGAGGGTGGGCGGGGTGGCCCTCGCCCCCGAGGGGGTGGACGTCCTCAACTGGGCCTTCGACGTGACGCCGGCCGCCTGCGTGGATGCCATCGTCACCGAGCGGGGCATCGCGAGACCCCCCTATGCCGAGTCGCTGCCCCAGCTCCTCTGCGGAGGTAAAGAGCATGGCTGA
- the metK gene encoding methionine adenosyltransferase, translating to MALTLMSAPSVLMTAESVTEGHPDKVCDQIADAILDEILAHDPDAHVACEVTATTGLIVILGEITTKHYVNYDDVARRVIREIGYTSPEYRFDADSCGIIVAIKRQSPEIFQAVGEDEGAGDQGIMVGFACRETEVLMPLPIVLAHRLCMRLAECRKRGIIPYLRPDGKSQVTIEYSYGEPKRAAAVVIAAQHDDRDDRGPITQERIRADVIEHVVRPVLGNWMDSQTDIHVNRSGSFVLGGPAADSGLSGRKTMVDTYGSAARHGGGSFSGKDPSKVDRSATYAARWVAKNLVAAGLADRVEVELCYAIGHPQPIAISVETFGTHKFDHGGLVELVRQHFDLSPRGIIRRLDLRRPIYRPIAAYGHFGRTDLDLPWERTDMAEELRRAAGLAQRA from the coding sequence ATGGCACTGACCCTCATGAGCGCCCCCTCGGTGCTGATGACCGCCGAGTCGGTGACGGAGGGGCACCCCGATAAGGTCTGCGATCAGATCGCCGACGCCATCCTGGACGAGATCCTGGCCCACGACCCCGATGCCCACGTGGCCTGCGAGGTGACGGCCACCACCGGCCTCATCGTCATCCTGGGCGAGATCACCACCAAGCACTACGTCAACTACGACGATGTGGCCCGCCGTGTCATCCGCGAGATCGGATACACCAGCCCGGAGTACCGCTTCGACGCCGACTCCTGCGGCATCATCGTGGCCATCAAGCGCCAGTCGCCGGAGATCTTCCAGGCCGTGGGCGAGGACGAGGGCGCCGGTGACCAGGGCATCATGGTGGGCTTCGCCTGCCGCGAGACGGAGGTGCTGATGCCCCTGCCCATCGTCCTGGCCCACCGCCTGTGCATGCGCCTGGCCGAGTGCCGCAAGCGGGGCATCATCCCTTACCTCCGGCCCGACGGTAAGTCCCAGGTCACCATCGAGTACTCCTACGGCGAGCCCAAGCGGGCAGCGGCGGTGGTCATCGCTGCCCAGCACGATGACCGCGACGACCGCGGCCCCATCACGCAGGAACGCATCCGCGCCGACGTCATAGAACACGTCGTCCGCCCCGTGCTGGGCAACTGGATGGACAGCCAGACGGACATTCACGTCAACCGCAGCGGCAGCTTCGTGCTGGGTGGCCCGGCTGCCGACTCGGGCCTCTCGGGGCGGAAGACGATGGTGGACACCTACGGCTCCGCCGCCCGCCACGGGGGAGGGTCCTTCTCGGGCAAGGACCCCTCCAAGGTGGACCGCTCCGCCACCTACGCCGCCCGCTGGGTGGCCAAGAACCTGGTGGCGGCGGGCCTGGCCGACCGGGTGGAGGTGGAGCTGTGCTACGCCATCGGCCATCCTCAGCCCATCGCCATCTCGGTGGAGACCTTCGGCACCCACAAGTTCGACCACGGCGGGCTGGTGGAGCTGGTCAGGCAGCACTTCGATCTGAGCCCACGGGGCATCATCCGCCGGCTGGACTTGCGGCGTCCCATCTACCGTCCCATCGCTGCCTACGGGCACTTCGGCCGCACCGACCTGGACCTGCCCTGGGAGCGCACCGACATGGCCGAGGAGCTGCGGCGGGCGGCGGGCCTTGCCCAGCGGGCCTGA
- a CDS encoding nucleotidyltransferase family protein has protein sequence MLYALIIAGGEGERLRPYTWDRPKPMVPVNGRPILEYQVLWLRSQGVTHIVMLCHYKAEVVQEHFGDGSRFGVHITYTVEPEPLGRGGALRLGYQQVPPDQEVVIGLNGDIITNQRLAPLLAYHRRKGATATVMLVPLMSPYGVVRVGRDGHISQFLEKPPLPYWINAGIYVLSPEFFARLPEKGDHETTTFPALAAEGKLFGYRSRAYWRAVDTVKDLREAEAEVKALALT, from the coding sequence TTGCTGTATGCCCTCATCATCGCCGGTGGCGAGGGGGAGCGGCTGCGGCCCTACACCTGGGACCGCCCCAAGCCCATGGTGCCCGTCAACGGACGCCCCATCCTGGAGTACCAGGTCCTCTGGCTCAGGTCCCAGGGCGTCACTCACATCGTCATGCTCTGCCACTACAAGGCGGAGGTGGTGCAGGAGCACTTCGGCGACGGCTCCCGCTTCGGCGTGCACATCACCTACACAGTGGAGCCGGAGCCTCTGGGTCGCGGCGGCGCCCTGCGCCTCGGCTACCAGCAGGTGCCACCCGACCAGGAGGTGGTCATCGGCCTCAACGGCGACATCATCACCAACCAGCGCCTGGCCCCCCTGCTGGCCTATCATCGGCGCAAGGGGGCGACGGCCACCGTCATGCTGGTACCCCTCATGAGCCCCTACGGCGTCGTCCGTGTGGGCAGGGACGGCCACATCTCCCAGTTCCTGGAGAAGCCTCCCCTCCCTTACTGGATCAACGCCGGCATCTACGTCCTCTCGCCGGAGTTCTTCGCCCGCCTGCCCGAGAAGGGCGACCACGAGACCACCACTTTTCCGGCGCTGGCCGCCGAGGGGAAGCTGTTCGGCTACCGCAGCCGCGCCTACTGGCGGGCGGTGGACACGGTCAAGGACCTGCGGGAGGCGGAGGCTGAGGTAAAGGCGCTGGCCCTGACATGA
- the mtnP gene encoding S-methyl-5'-thioadenosine phosphorylase, translating into MAEAKARVAVIGGSGFYEMEGIGGLEEVRLETPFGPPSDDIVIGTLDGERVAFLPRHGRGHRLLPAEVPSRANIYALKLLGVEVVIGVSAVGSLHEDYAPLHLAVPDQLIDRTRGRPGTFFGGGLVAHIAFADPFCPVLRRALVTAAREAGATVHDGGTYVVIEGPAFSTRAESQLYRSWGAHLIGMTALPEARLAREAEMCYATLAVVTDYDVWHPREADVTAELVIANLRQGVSLAQAVVRRAVGLLPRERRCPCAEALRDALITPFHLVPEETKERLRPIIGRYLEGGGGG; encoded by the coding sequence ATGGCTGAGGCGAAGGCCCGCGTAGCCGTCATCGGCGGCAGCGGCTTCTACGAGATGGAGGGCATCGGCGGGCTGGAGGAGGTGCGGCTGGAGACGCCCTTCGGCCCGCCTTCCGACGACATCGTCATCGGCACCCTGGACGGGGAACGGGTGGCCTTCCTGCCCCGGCACGGTCGTGGCCACCGGTTGCTGCCGGCGGAGGTGCCCAGCAGGGCCAACATCTATGCCCTGAAGCTCCTGGGGGTGGAGGTGGTCATCGGCGTCAGCGCCGTGGGCTCGCTGCACGAGGACTATGCCCCCCTGCACCTGGCGGTGCCGGACCAGCTCATAGACCGCACGCGGGGGCGGCCGGGCACCTTCTTCGGCGGAGGGCTGGTGGCCCACATCGCCTTCGCCGACCCCTTCTGTCCGGTCTTGCGGCGTGCCCTGGTGACGGCGGCGCGGGAGGCAGGGGCAACGGTGCACGACGGCGGCACCTACGTGGTCATCGAGGGCCCCGCCTTCTCCACCCGCGCCGAGTCGCAGCTCTACCGCTCATGGGGCGCTCACCTCATCGGCATGACGGCCCTGCCCGAGGCGCGGCTGGCACGGGAGGCCGAGATGTGTTACGCCACCCTGGCCGTGGTCACCGACTACGACGTGTGGCACCCGCGGGAGGCGGACGTGACGGCGGAGCTGGTCATCGCCAACCTGCGCCAGGGCGTGAGCCTCGCTCAGGCGGTGGTGAGGCGGGCGGTGGGCCTGCTGCCGCGGGAGCGACGTTGCCCCTGCGCCGAGGCATTGCGCGACGCCCTCATCACCCCCTTCCACCTGGTCCCCGAAGAGACGAAGGAGCGCCTGCGGCCTATAATCGGGAGATACCTGGAGGGGGGCGGCGGTGGCTGA
- a CDS encoding bifunctional phosphoglucose/phosphomannose isomerase — protein sequence MLDDPARIASLDPGGMLESIRDLPRQCRQAWQEARSLQLPESYRRVGKIAVLGMGGSAIAGDYLRALGTRLPVGIVRAYDLPPWVDADTLAVASSYSGNTEETLSACQQALERGARVVAITGGGRLGELAKERGLPLFTIGYRAQPRAALGYSLMPLLRVAHLAGALDDPAALVEEALSVMEAERQRLDAGVPTPSNPAKALALRLHGRLVVVFGAGPLAEAAHRFKTQVNENAKAWAFYEELPEADHNAVVAFARPEEVARRTCAVFLRSSGLHPRVLLRYEFTQRALEEAGVECRTVDVPGTGPLAQLLAATLFADYTSFYLALLNGVDPTPVPEIERLKAWLAQR from the coding sequence GTGCTGGACGACCCCGCCCGCATCGCCTCCCTCGATCCGGGCGGGATGCTGGAGTCCATTCGCGACCTGCCCCGCCAGTGCCGCCAGGCATGGCAGGAGGCCCGCTCGCTCCAACTGCCCGAGAGCTACCGCCGCGTCGGCAAGATAGCCGTGCTGGGCATGGGCGGCTCGGCTATCGCCGGCGACTACCTGCGCGCCCTGGGCACGAGGCTGCCGGTGGGCATCGTGCGCGCCTACGACCTTCCGCCGTGGGTGGACGCCGACACGCTGGCGGTGGCCTCCAGCTATTCGGGTAACACCGAGGAGACTCTCTCCGCCTGCCAGCAGGCGCTGGAGCGGGGGGCCAGGGTGGTGGCCATCACCGGCGGCGGTCGGCTGGGGGAGCTGGCGAAGGAGCGGGGGCTGCCCCTGTTCACCATCGGCTATCGCGCCCAGCCGCGGGCCGCCCTGGGCTACAGCCTGATGCCTTTGCTGCGGGTGGCCCACCTGGCGGGCGCCCTGGACGATCCTGCGGCCCTGGTAGAGGAGGCCCTATCGGTCATGGAGGCCGAGCGCCAGCGGCTCGATGCCGGGGTGCCCACGCCCAGCAATCCCGCCAAGGCCCTGGCCCTGCGCCTGCACGGACGGCTGGTCGTGGTCTTCGGGGCGGGACCCCTGGCCGAGGCCGCCCACCGCTTCAAGACCCAGGTGAACGAGAACGCCAAGGCCTGGGCCTTTTACGAGGAGCTGCCCGAGGCCGACCACAACGCCGTTGTCGCTTTCGCCCGGCCTGAGGAGGTGGCCCGCCGCACCTGTGCGGTGTTCCTGCGCTCGTCGGGGCTGCACCCGCGAGTGCTGCTGCGTTACGAGTTCACCCAGCGGGCGCTGGAGGAGGCGGGGGTCGAGTGCCGGACGGTGGACGTGCCCGGCACCGGCCCCCTGGCCCAGTTGCTGGCCGCCACCCTCTTCGCCGACTACACCAGCTTCTATCTGGCGCTGTTGAACGGGGTAGACCCGACGCCTGTGCCGGAGATCGAGCGCCTCAAGGCCTGGCTGGCGCAGCGCTAG
- the ahcY gene encoding adenosylhomocysteinase — MARPALEYDVKDLSLAPEGVRRIEWAAREMPVIGLIRQRFARERPLAGIRISACLHVTTETANLALCLRDGGAQIALCASNPLSTQDDVAAALVREYGIPVFAVRGEDNATYYRHIHQALAHGPQITLDDGADLVTTLHKERQELIEGVLGGTEETTTGVIRLRAMAREGALRYPIIAVNEAQTKHLFDNRYGTGQSTIDGITRATNILWAGKTVVVAGYGWCGRGVAMRARGLGAKVIVTEVDPVRALEAAMDGYQVMPMAEAAAIGDIFITLTGNVNVIDRPHLQAMKDGAIVANSGHFNVEINIPALEEMAEAKRRIRPSVDEYRLPDGRRLYLLGEGRLINLAAAEGHPASVMDMSFANQALAVEYLATRKERLPPGVYNVPQELDQEVARLKLSSMGIRIDELTEEQRRYLSSWEEGT; from the coding sequence ATGGCCCGACCAGCCCTGGAATACGATGTCAAGGACCTGTCCCTGGCCCCCGAGGGGGTCAGGCGCATCGAGTGGGCCGCTCGGGAGATGCCCGTTATCGGGCTGATCCGTCAGCGCTTCGCCCGCGAGCGGCCCCTGGCAGGCATTCGCATCTCTGCCTGCCTGCACGTCACCACCGAGACTGCCAACCTGGCCCTGTGCTTGAGGGACGGGGGTGCCCAGATCGCCCTCTGCGCCTCCAACCCCCTCTCTACTCAGGACGACGTGGCTGCCGCCTTGGTGCGGGAGTACGGCATCCCTGTCTTCGCTGTGCGGGGGGAGGACAACGCCACCTACTACCGCCACATCCACCAGGCCCTCGCCCACGGCCCTCAGATCACCCTGGACGATGGGGCCGACCTGGTGACCACCCTGCACAAGGAGCGGCAGGAGCTGATAGAGGGAGTGCTGGGGGGGACGGAGGAGACCACCACCGGCGTCATCCGCCTCCGGGCCATGGCCAGGGAGGGGGCCCTTCGTTACCCCATCATCGCCGTCAACGAGGCCCAGACCAAGCACCTGTTCGATAACCGCTACGGCACCGGCCAGAGCACCATCGATGGCATCACCCGCGCCACCAACATCCTGTGGGCAGGCAAGACGGTGGTGGTGGCCGGCTACGGCTGGTGCGGCCGAGGGGTAGCCATGCGTGCACGGGGCCTCGGGGCCAAGGTCATCGTCACCGAGGTGGACCCGGTGCGGGCGCTGGAGGCGGCCATGGACGGATACCAGGTGATGCCCATGGCCGAGGCCGCTGCCATCGGCGACATCTTCATCACCCTCACGGGCAACGTCAACGTCATAGACCGCCCCCACCTGCAGGCCATGAAGGATGGCGCCATCGTGGCCAACTCGGGGCACTTCAACGTGGAGATCAACATCCCTGCCCTGGAGGAGATGGCCGAGGCCAAGCGTCGCATCCGCCCCAGCGTGGACGAATACCGGCTGCCCGACGGCCGCCGCCTCTACCTGCTGGGCGAGGGGCGCCTCATCAACCTGGCCGCCGCCGAGGGCCATCCGGCCAGCGTCATGGACATGAGCTTCGCCAACCAGGCCCTGGCAGTGGAATACCTGGCTACCAGGAAGGAAAGGCTGCCGCCGGGAGTATACAATGTCCCCCAGGAGCTGGACCAGGAGGTGGCGCGCCTGAAGCTGTCCTCCATGGGCATTCGCATCGACGAGCTGACGGAGGAGCAGCGGCGATACCTCTCCAGCTGGGAGGAAGGGACCTGA